The following coding sequences are from one Streptomyces sp. NBC_01294 window:
- a CDS encoding DMT family transporter: MGVVLPVLFALFAALSNALATVLQRRAALTVPQSDGFRFGLVLDLLRRPVWIGGILAVIAAGVGQAAALATGALALVQPLFVLELPLALLIASLVARQRLPGALWLAVAGVVAGLGVALVAASPAGNRTDVPPERWVVALAACAVVVAVLAVAGLRRPPGRARAGCLGAATAVCYALTAALMKSAVHVLDDGGVGAFLTTWETYAFGVSGICALLLLEHAMQGGPLVASQPALTLGDASVSVALGVVLYEEHLRSDWWLLPQLLGIALICVGVLSLARAGEGAP; the protein is encoded by the coding sequence ATGGGCGTCGTCCTGCCGGTCCTCTTCGCGCTGTTCGCGGCGCTCAGCAACGCGCTCGCCACCGTGCTCCAGCGGCGGGCCGCGCTCACCGTCCCGCAGAGCGACGGCTTCCGCTTCGGTCTGGTCCTCGACCTGCTGCGGCGGCCGGTGTGGATCGGCGGGATCCTGGCCGTGATCGCCGCCGGCGTCGGACAGGCCGCGGCGCTGGCCACGGGCGCGCTGGCCCTCGTACAGCCGCTGTTCGTGCTGGAGCTGCCGCTCGCGCTGCTGATCGCCTCGCTGGTGGCGCGGCAGCGGCTGCCGGGGGCGTTGTGGCTGGCCGTGGCGGGGGTGGTGGCGGGACTCGGGGTCGCGCTGGTGGCCGCCTCGCCCGCGGGCAACCGTACGGACGTGCCGCCCGAGCGGTGGGTGGTGGCCCTGGCGGCGTGCGCCGTCGTCGTCGCCGTCCTGGCCGTGGCCGGACTGCGCCGCCCGCCCGGCCGTGCGCGGGCCGGCTGCCTCGGCGCGGCCACCGCCGTCTGCTACGCGCTCACGGCCGCCCTGATGAAGTCCGCGGTGCACGTCCTCGACGACGGCGGCGTCGGCGCGTTCCTGACCACCTGGGAGACGTACGCCTTCGGCGTGAGCGGCATCTGCGCCCTCCTGCTGCTGGAGCACGCCATGCAGGGCGGTCCGCTGGTCGCCTCGCAGCCCGCGCTGACGCTCGGCGACGCGAGTGTCAGCGTCGCTCTGGGCGTGGTCCTGTACGAGGAACACCTGCGGTCGGACTGGTGGCTGCTCCCCCAGCTGCTGGGCATCGCGCTGATCTGCGTGGGGGTGCTGTCCCTCGCCAGGGCCGGGGAGGGCGCGCCGTGA
- a CDS encoding S8 family peptidase, which yields MSVTLLAGSATASVAVAVETPGAAPAATIAATAPVENLIVGYKSSATEASSNTAAADDATAKGKKAGKKAKFDRRLGTGAALVNLGGTVAPADAADVMAQFRADPDVAYVEPDTRAYAQAVTPNDTEYAKQWDLFEPTAGMNVPAAWDKTTGSGVTVAVIDTGYVAHSDLAANIVAGYDFISSSADARDGNGRDNNPADQGDWNATDGECGLGSKASTSSWHGTHVAGTIAAATSNSKGIAGIAYGAKVQPVRVLGKCGGATSDIVDAITWASGGSVAGVPANATPAKVINMSLGGSGACGTSYQNAINAAVARGTTVVVAAGNSNANAASFSPASCNNVINVAASNRAGDRSYYSNYGTVIDVAAPGGETRRATDTPGTVTTPENAILSTLNAGTTTPGAENYKPYQGTSMAAPHVAGLAALLKSANSALTPAQIESAIKTNARPLAGTCTGGCGTGLADAAATVAAVTSTPPTPGFENTADVAIGDNTTVESPITVTGVTGNAPAALKVGVNIVHTYIGDLKVDLIAPDGTVYTVHNRAGGSTDNINQVFTVNASSEVANGTWKLRVNDNAGGDTGKIDSWNLGF from the coding sequence ATGTCCGTCACCCTGCTCGCCGGATCCGCCACCGCCTCCGTGGCCGTGGCCGTAGAGACCCCCGGCGCGGCCCCCGCCGCCACGATCGCCGCCACCGCGCCGGTCGAGAACCTCATCGTCGGGTACAAGTCCTCGGCGACCGAGGCCAGCTCGAACACGGCAGCCGCCGACGACGCCACCGCCAAGGGCAAGAAGGCCGGCAAGAAGGCGAAGTTCGACCGCCGCCTCGGCACCGGAGCGGCCCTGGTCAACCTCGGCGGGACCGTGGCCCCGGCCGACGCGGCCGACGTGATGGCCCAGTTCCGCGCCGACCCGGACGTCGCCTACGTCGAGCCGGACACCCGCGCCTACGCCCAGGCCGTCACCCCGAACGACACCGAGTACGCCAAGCAGTGGGACCTCTTCGAGCCCACCGCCGGCATGAACGTCCCCGCCGCCTGGGACAAGACCACCGGCTCCGGCGTCACCGTCGCCGTGATCGACACCGGCTACGTCGCGCACTCGGACCTCGCCGCGAACATCGTCGCGGGCTACGACTTCATCTCCAGCTCCGCCGACGCCCGCGACGGCAACGGGCGCGACAACAACCCCGCGGACCAGGGTGACTGGAACGCCACCGACGGCGAGTGCGGCCTCGGCTCCAAGGCGAGCACCTCCTCCTGGCACGGCACCCACGTGGCGGGCACCATCGCCGCGGCCACGAGCAACTCCAAGGGCATCGCCGGCATCGCCTACGGTGCGAAGGTCCAGCCCGTCCGCGTGCTCGGCAAGTGCGGCGGCGCCACCTCGGACATCGTCGACGCCATCACCTGGGCCTCCGGCGGCTCCGTGGCCGGTGTCCCGGCCAACGCCACCCCGGCCAAGGTCATCAACATGAGCCTCGGCGGCTCGGGCGCCTGCGGCACCAGCTACCAGAACGCCATCAACGCCGCCGTCGCCCGCGGTACGACCGTCGTCGTCGCCGCCGGCAACAGCAACGCGAACGCGGCGAGCTTCTCGCCCGCCAGCTGCAACAACGTGATCAACGTCGCCGCGAGCAACCGTGCGGGCGACCGCTCGTACTACTCCAACTACGGCACGGTCATCGACGTCGCCGCCCCGGGCGGTGAGACCCGCCGCGCCACGGACACGCCCGGCACCGTCACCACCCCCGAGAACGCGATCCTCTCCACCCTGAACGCGGGCACCACGACGCCCGGCGCCGAGAACTACAAGCCCTACCAGGGCACCAGCATGGCCGCCCCGCACGTCGCGGGTCTCGCCGCGCTGCTGAAGTCGGCGAACTCCGCGCTGACCCCGGCGCAGATCGAGTCGGCGATCAAGACGAACGCCCGCCCGCTGGCCGGCACCTGCACCGGCGGCTGCGGCACCGGTCTGGCCGACGCCGCCGCCACCGTGGCCGCCGTCACCTCGACCCCGCCCACCCCGGGGTTCGAGAACACCGCGGACGTCGCCATCGGTGACAACACCACCGTGGAGAGCCCGATCACCGTCACCGGCGTCACCGGCAACGCGCCGGCCGCCCTCAAGGTGGGTGTGAACATCGTGCACACCTACATCGGTGACCTGAAGGTCGACCTGATCGCCCCCGACGGCACCGTCTACACGGTGCACAACCGGGCCGGCGGCAGCACGGACAACATCAACCAGGTCTTCACCGTGAACGCCTCCTCCGAGGTCGCCAACGGCACCTGGAAGCTGCGGGTCAACGACAACGCCGGCGGCGACACCGGCAAGATCGACTCCTGGAACCTCGGCTTCTGA
- a CDS encoding ATP-grasp domain-containing protein, giving the protein MRLCFLVEEHYRHDGMPNEVIGQLTAWGHRVDVVRPGGSLLRMTEAVDAGAHDAWVLKTVSGGPGLTLLEAAAAAGMTTVNDARSIRGVRDKALAAAIGRGRGLPLPPTYAVACPELLREIPAAEYPLVVKPADGSSGRAVHLVSSPERLESMLPELAGEGMLIAQPYVPNSGTDIKVYGVGGELFATERCSPLHPDPSVRERRVPLSSEVAAIAAQVGAVYGLDLYGVDVLLGPDGPVVVDVNDFPSFRQVPDAAGRVARAVLDLARAGGSAPPPVIAPRPYALPLSIPAQVPAAAGEAV; this is encoded by the coding sequence ATGAGGCTCTGCTTCCTGGTGGAGGAGCACTACCGCCACGACGGCATGCCGAACGAGGTGATCGGGCAGCTGACCGCGTGGGGGCACCGGGTGGACGTGGTGCGGCCGGGCGGCTCGCTGCTGCGCATGACCGAGGCCGTGGACGCGGGTGCGCACGACGCCTGGGTGCTCAAAACGGTCTCCGGCGGCCCGGGGCTGACGCTCCTCGAAGCCGCCGCGGCGGCCGGGATGACCACGGTCAACGACGCCCGGTCGATCCGGGGCGTACGGGACAAGGCACTGGCCGCCGCCATCGGGCGCGGCCGGGGACTGCCGCTGCCGCCCACGTACGCGGTGGCCTGCCCCGAACTGCTCCGGGAGATACCGGCGGCGGAGTACCCGCTCGTCGTCAAGCCCGCCGACGGCAGTTCCGGCCGGGCCGTGCACCTGGTGTCCTCGCCGGAGCGGCTGGAGTCGATGCTCCCCGAGCTCGCGGGCGAGGGCATGCTCATCGCCCAGCCGTACGTGCCCAACTCGGGCACGGACATCAAGGTGTACGGGGTCGGCGGCGAGCTCTTCGCGACCGAGCGCTGCTCCCCGCTGCACCCGGACCCCTCGGTGCGGGAGCGGCGCGTGCCGCTGTCGTCCGAGGTGGCGGCGATCGCCGCCCAGGTGGGGGCCGTGTACGGGCTGGACCTGTACGGGGTGGACGTGCTGCTGGGCCCGGACGGTCCCGTCGTGGTCGACGTGAACGACTTCCCGAGCTTCCGTCAGGTGCCGGACGCGGCGGGGCGGGTGGCCCGCGCGGTCCTGGACCTGGCGCGGGCGGGCGGCTCGGCGCCGCCGCCGGTGATCGCGCCGCGGCCGTACGCGCTGCCGCTGTCGATTCCGGCGCAGGTTCCGGCCGCAGCGGGTGAAGCGGTATGA
- a CDS encoding DUF1838 family protein, which produces MTSPVTPAVTPAELLHAFARTRASLDGGEVTFWWTGDVHSWAPGEPYQRLFGFEGLNVARLVADEETGGYQLLSREAAFYLDPRTRDIMETWQDKPVIHVWNDPANQKLRPFPIPVTDLGDQICFSLEIPLAYPSPLPVAEYPAHSADDTYRALELFQFFAPATALTTDAVSVPSTMSWTRMSPWLPWMEQGSRPGGLTFHCRGRKLDTYAQVPERTRAYIADRHPEFAHAPEKWSEPNETSWTYFRKLFPPR; this is translated from the coding sequence ATGACATCACCCGTGACACCCGCCGTGACACCTGCCGAGCTCCTGCACGCATTCGCCCGCACCCGCGCCTCGCTCGACGGCGGCGAGGTCACCTTCTGGTGGACCGGCGACGTCCACTCCTGGGCCCCGGGCGAGCCCTACCAGCGCCTCTTCGGCTTCGAAGGGCTCAACGTCGCCCGCCTCGTGGCGGACGAGGAGACCGGCGGCTACCAGCTCCTCTCCAGGGAAGCCGCGTTCTACCTGGACCCCCGGACCCGGGACATCATGGAGACCTGGCAGGACAAGCCGGTGATCCACGTCTGGAACGACCCGGCCAACCAGAAACTGCGGCCCTTCCCGATCCCCGTGACGGATCTGGGCGACCAGATCTGTTTCAGCCTGGAGATCCCGCTGGCCTACCCCTCGCCCCTGCCGGTCGCGGAGTACCCGGCCCACTCGGCCGACGACACCTACCGCGCGCTGGAACTCTTCCAGTTCTTCGCACCCGCGACCGCGCTGACCACCGACGCGGTGAGCGTGCCCTCGACGATGTCCTGGACCCGGATGTCCCCGTGGCTGCCCTGGATGGAACAGGGCTCGCGCCCCGGCGGCCTCACCTTCCACTGCCGCGGCCGCAAGCTCGACACCTACGCGCAGGTCCCCGAGCGCACCCGCGCGTACATCGCCGACCGCCACCCCGAATTCGCCCACGCCCCGGAGAAGTGGAGCGAGCCGAACGAGACCAGCTGGACGTACTTCCGCAAGCTCTTCCCGCCGCGCTGA
- a CDS encoding sigma-70 family RNA polymerase sigma factor: protein MAGPLWPRARRGSTDEALIKSVYEEHGHALLAYATRLTGDRAAAEDVVQETLIRAWRHSEVLVNGKGSVRGWLLTVARNIITDRYRAKAARPPEVSGSAAAPPVEADHADSVVDSMTVLGALDQLSPEHRDVLKELYYRQLSVAEAADSLGIPAGTVKSRSHYALKALRDVFKSDGFKDSSFREDKRSGRPPQQPAGLREVVA from the coding sequence ATGGCCGGACCACTGTGGCCCCGCGCTCGGCGGGGCTCGACCGACGAGGCACTGATCAAATCGGTGTACGAGGAGCACGGCCACGCCCTGCTCGCGTACGCCACCCGGCTGACCGGGGACCGGGCCGCCGCCGAGGACGTCGTCCAGGAGACGCTCATCCGGGCCTGGCGGCATTCCGAAGTCCTGGTCAACGGGAAGGGTTCGGTGCGCGGCTGGCTGCTCACCGTGGCCCGCAACATCATCACCGACCGCTACCGGGCCAAGGCCGCCCGGCCGCCGGAGGTCTCCGGGTCCGCCGCCGCTCCCCCGGTGGAGGCGGACCACGCCGACTCCGTGGTGGACAGCATGACGGTCCTGGGCGCCCTCGACCAGCTGTCGCCGGAGCACCGGGACGTCCTCAAGGAGTTGTACTACCGGCAGCTCAGCGTCGCGGAGGCCGCCGACAGCCTCGGCATTCCGGCAGGGACGGTCAAATCGCGCTCGCACTACGCGCTCAAGGCGCTGCGCGACGTTTTCAAGAGCGACGGCTTCAAGGACAGCAGCTTCAGAGAAGACAAACGATCGGGCAGGCCGCCCCAGCAGCCCGCCGGACTGCGTGAGGTGGTGGCATGA
- a CDS encoding anti-sigma factor encodes MNRQRHEEQLLGPYVLGVLDAEEVRRIEEHVSGCVQCREEVAALREMEAALGEVPEEAFLDGPPQGGDLLLQRTLRQMRGERAGEQRRRAGLAGLAVAASLAAVFFAGTQLGTADSGPVALPPPPSPTATADPSLPPKNSKVASATDPGTGARMTVRMTPAAKWVRVNAAVTGVPPGERCRLVVVSKDGTRTTAGGWVTGNQTGESKGASLDGSAAVDQADVKAILVENEAGRTFVSVPV; translated from the coding sequence ATGAACCGGCAGCGGCACGAGGAGCAACTGCTCGGCCCGTACGTGCTCGGCGTCCTGGACGCCGAGGAGGTCCGCCGGATCGAGGAACACGTGAGCGGGTGCGTGCAGTGCCGGGAGGAGGTGGCCGCGTTGCGCGAGATGGAAGCGGCACTGGGCGAGGTTCCCGAGGAGGCGTTCCTCGACGGCCCGCCGCAGGGAGGTGACCTGCTGCTCCAGCGCACCCTGCGGCAGATGCGCGGTGAGCGGGCCGGTGAACAGCGTCGGCGCGCCGGGCTCGCGGGACTGGCCGTGGCTGCCTCGCTGGCGGCCGTGTTCTTCGCCGGTACGCAGCTGGGCACCGCCGATTCGGGGCCCGTCGCGCTGCCCCCGCCACCGTCCCCGACGGCTACGGCGGACCCCTCGCTGCCGCCCAAGAACAGCAAGGTGGCCTCGGCGACGGATCCGGGCACGGGCGCGCGGATGACCGTGCGGATGACGCCGGCCGCGAAGTGGGTGCGGGTCAACGCGGCGGTCACGGGAGTGCCGCCGGGCGAGCGGTGCCGGCTGGTCGTGGTCTCCAAGGACGGCACGCGCACCACCGCCGGCGGCTGGGTCACGGGCAACCAGACCGGTGAGTCCAAGGGGGCGTCGCTGGACGGTTCGGCGGCCGTGGACCAGGCGGACGTGAAGGCGATCCTGGTCGAGAACGAGGCGGGCAGGACGTTCGTGTCCGTACCGGTCTGA
- a CDS encoding ATP-grasp domain-containing protein → MRVGLITPEPGHPLLAAATALLAPEHTVEALDPRTPGDTTLPPADVYLLKSRTPHALELARSLEGRGAAVLNSAAATALCQDRTEMAELALRAGLPFAATRMVGSLAAWASGTRLRAPVVVKSLRSRRGDLVARADDDAGLRELARAWPREPVVVQEYAANNGWDHKLWAVGDQIFAARRRSELSPGGRGPDLPLSLDELPAGWAGLVHEVGAVFALDVYGVDIIDTGGGTPLIVDVNAFPGIRGQSGAPEALAALTLRRAAERA, encoded by the coding sequence ATGAGGGTCGGACTGATCACCCCGGAACCCGGGCATCCGCTGCTCGCGGCCGCCACCGCGCTGCTGGCTCCGGAGCACACCGTCGAGGCGCTCGATCCGCGCACGCCCGGGGACACCACCCTGCCCCCGGCCGATGTGTACCTGCTGAAGTCGCGGACGCCACACGCCCTGGAGCTCGCACGGTCGCTGGAAGGGCGGGGCGCGGCCGTGCTGAACTCCGCGGCGGCCACCGCGCTGTGCCAGGACCGGACGGAGATGGCGGAGCTCGCCCTGCGGGCCGGGCTGCCATTCGCGGCCACCCGCATGGTCGGCTCCCTCGCGGCGTGGGCGTCCGGGACGCGGCTGCGCGCCCCCGTGGTGGTCAAGAGCCTGCGCAGCCGCCGGGGCGATCTTGTCGCGCGCGCCGACGACGACGCCGGGCTGCGGGAGTTGGCGCGGGCCTGGCCGCGCGAGCCGGTCGTGGTGCAGGAGTACGCGGCCAACAACGGCTGGGACCACAAACTGTGGGCCGTCGGGGATCAGATCTTCGCGGCCCGGCGCCGCTCCGAACTCTCGCCCGGAGGGCGTGGCCCCGACCTGCCGCTGTCCCTGGACGAACTGCCCGCCGGATGGGCCGGCCTGGTGCACGAGGTGGGCGCGGTGTTCGCGCTGGACGTGTACGGCGTGGACATCATCGACACCGGCGGCGGGACTCCGCTGATCGTGGACGTCAATGCCTTCCCCGGCATCCGCGGCCAGTCCGGCGCCCCTGAGGCCCTCGCGGCACTGACCCTGCGCCGGGCCGCCGAGCGGGCCTGA
- a CDS encoding DUF1996 domain-containing protein: MGKERRLLTLVICLVLGAGLAAAVLGASRATAPHTGSAAGGPAPSDYVDIRDVPRVPAPARAPAARADSSPGSMVVECGRNEQGHYNEDNLVVSPGLRSGAHHTHAYVGNLSTDAMSTDASLDAAATSCAGGDRSTYYWPVLRRLDRPGTRPHERAAGHGNAGAILPEASVLVEFRGSPVSKVVAMPRFLRGMTGDAVAHTADSDADVRARWGCSSFPDRSTTRYPRCPEGDRVTRTLIFPSCWNGLDTAGAGHRSHLRFPAANGVCPANTFPVPELRVSLAYEVPAGVPVAIDSFPEQRHSPKTDHAMFVNAMTERRMAAVVGCLNEGRACRN, encoded by the coding sequence ATGGGTAAAGAACGCCGCCTGCTCACTCTTGTCATCTGCCTGGTCCTGGGGGCCGGGCTGGCCGCCGCCGTGCTGGGGGCTTCGCGGGCAACCGCTCCTCACACGGGGTCGGCGGCCGGCGGTCCGGCGCCGTCCGACTACGTGGACATACGTGACGTTCCGCGCGTCCCGGCTCCCGCCCGCGCGCCCGCCGCGCGGGCCGACTCCTCGCCCGGCTCGATGGTGGTCGAGTGCGGCCGCAACGAGCAGGGCCACTACAACGAGGACAATCTGGTGGTCTCGCCCGGCCTGCGCTCCGGCGCCCACCACACGCACGCGTACGTGGGCAACCTCTCCACGGACGCGATGTCGACCGACGCCTCCCTGGACGCGGCCGCCACGAGCTGTGCGGGCGGCGACCGGTCGACGTACTACTGGCCCGTCCTGCGGCGCCTGGACCGGCCGGGCACGCGCCCGCACGAGCGCGCGGCGGGGCATGGGAACGCGGGCGCGATCCTGCCCGAGGCCTCGGTCCTGGTGGAGTTCCGCGGCAGTCCGGTGAGCAAGGTGGTGGCGATGCCCCGCTTCCTGCGCGGGATGACGGGCGACGCCGTCGCCCACACCGCGGACAGCGACGCCGACGTCCGCGCCCGCTGGGGATGTTCCAGCTTCCCCGACCGGTCCACCACCCGCTATCCGCGCTGCCCCGAGGGCGACCGCGTGACCCGCACCCTGATCTTTCCCAGCTGCTGGAACGGCCTCGACACCGCCGGCGCCGGGCACCGCTCGCACCTGCGCTTCCCCGCCGCGAACGGCGTCTGCCCCGCCAACACCTTCCCGGTGCCCGAACTGCGGGTCTCCCTCGCCTACGAGGTCCCCGCGGGCGTGCCCGTGGCGATCGACTCCTTCCCCGAGCAGCGGCACAGCCCCAAGACGGACCACGCGATGTTCGTGAACGCGATGACCGAGCGCCGGATGGCCGCGGTGGTCGGCTGCCTCAACGAGGGCCGCGCCTGCCGGAACTGA
- a CDS encoding bifunctional polysaccharide deacetylase/glycosyltransferase family 2 protein: MSKNRRRRPRGRHSSVRNVPLRTHWLLLTTLVLTLSAALLLQGYTQHLFDSTPDAAPRERGPGTSVPETIASGGPVIEGAAGRTAAPAARTIALTFDDGPDPVWTPKILDVLRRNDVRATFFTVGTRVAENPDLARRIVDEGHQIGLHSFTHTDLGAASAWRRSLELRETQLVIAGATGVTTPLLRPPYSSTNKALGDADWSAAVQAGKEGYLTVLTTLDSQDWRRPGVETIVAAATPKDTAGQILLLHDAGGDRTQTVAALEQLVPRLKASGWTFATVGDAVALPKAVQPAETADRWQGLALITAIRTSDWILEALSWLLWAAGAISLSRAIAVFVAARRHVRMRRRPWGAPVTEPVSVIVPAYNESAGIEAAVRSLVASDHQVEVIVVDDGSTDGTAEIVEALGLPGVRVIRQQNAGKPAALNTGIAAASCNLLVMVDGDTVFEPDAVRMIVQPFSHRRVGAVSGNAKVVNRGGLLGRWQHIEYVVGFNLDRRLFDLAECMPTVPGAVGAFRREALLRVGGVSDTTLAEDTDLTMALCRDGWRVVYEERAMAWTEAPASLGALWKQRYRWCYGTLQAMWKHRGALTQRGQAGKLGRRGLVYLLMFQVLLPLLAPVVDVFAVYGLVFLDPVRILGLWTAFLLLQALMGLYAFRLDGERPGPLWSLPLQQFVYRQLMYLVVIQSVFTAIAGSRLRWQRMERYGSLQVPATPSERLPDHAFAPEAPPAPEPWAGTGAVPYRGHGADPAWASRPSAPIPPSPQNHIWPSHDHRDL; this comes from the coding sequence CCGACCCCGCGGCAGGCACAGCTCCGTACGCAACGTCCCCCTGCGCACCCACTGGCTGCTGCTGACCACCCTCGTGCTCACCCTCTCGGCGGCGCTGCTCCTCCAGGGCTACACCCAGCACCTGTTCGACTCCACCCCCGACGCGGCTCCCCGTGAGCGGGGTCCGGGGACCTCCGTACCGGAGACGATCGCCTCCGGCGGGCCGGTGATCGAGGGGGCGGCCGGCCGCACCGCCGCCCCGGCGGCCCGCACGATCGCCCTGACCTTCGACGACGGACCCGACCCCGTCTGGACCCCGAAGATCCTCGACGTGCTGCGCCGCAACGACGTGCGCGCGACCTTCTTCACGGTCGGCACCCGGGTCGCCGAGAACCCCGACCTCGCCCGCCGGATCGTCGACGAGGGCCACCAGATCGGCCTGCACAGTTTCACCCACACCGATCTCGGCGCCGCGTCCGCGTGGCGGCGTTCGCTGGAACTGCGCGAGACCCAGCTCGTCATCGCCGGAGCCACCGGCGTCACCACACCACTGCTCCGCCCGCCGTACTCCTCCACCAACAAGGCTCTCGGCGACGCCGACTGGAGCGCCGCCGTCCAAGCGGGGAAGGAGGGGTACCTGACCGTCCTGACGACCCTGGACAGCCAGGACTGGCGACGCCCGGGCGTCGAGACGATCGTCGCCGCCGCCACCCCGAAGGACACCGCCGGGCAGATCCTGCTGCTGCACGACGCGGGCGGGGACCGCACGCAGACGGTCGCCGCGCTCGAACAGCTCGTGCCGCGGCTGAAGGCGTCCGGCTGGACGTTCGCCACCGTGGGCGACGCGGTCGCCCTCCCCAAGGCCGTCCAGCCGGCCGAGACCGCGGACCGGTGGCAGGGCCTCGCCCTCATCACCGCGATCCGCACCAGCGACTGGATCCTCGAAGCCCTCTCGTGGCTGCTGTGGGCGGCGGGCGCCATCAGTCTGTCGCGTGCGATCGCCGTCTTCGTCGCCGCCAGGCGGCACGTGCGGATGCGCCGCCGGCCCTGGGGCGCTCCGGTCACCGAACCCGTGAGCGTCATCGTCCCCGCCTACAACGAGAGCGCCGGCATCGAGGCGGCCGTCCGTTCCCTGGTGGCCTCCGACCACCAGGTCGAGGTCATCGTCGTCGACGACGGATCCACGGACGGCACGGCCGAGATCGTCGAGGCCCTCGGGCTGCCCGGCGTACGGGTCATCCGGCAGCAGAACGCCGGAAAACCGGCCGCCCTCAACACGGGTATCGCCGCGGCCTCCTGCAACCTGCTCGTCATGGTCGACGGCGACACCGTCTTCGAGCCGGACGCCGTTCGCATGATCGTCCAACCCTTCTCCCACCGCCGGGTGGGCGCGGTCTCCGGCAACGCCAAGGTGGTCAACCGGGGTGGGCTGCTCGGACGCTGGCAGCACATCGAGTACGTCGTCGGCTTCAACCTCGACCGCCGCCTGTTCGACCTCGCCGAGTGCATGCCCACGGTCCCCGGTGCCGTCGGCGCGTTCCGCCGCGAGGCACTGTTGCGGGTCGGCGGCGTCAGCGACACCACGCTGGCCGAGGACACCGATCTCACCATGGCCCTGTGCCGGGACGGCTGGCGCGTCGTCTACGAAGAGCGGGCCATGGCCTGGACCGAAGCTCCCGCCTCGCTCGGTGCCCTGTGGAAGCAGCGCTACCGGTGGTGCTACGGCACCCTCCAGGCCATGTGGAAGCACCGGGGTGCCCTCACTCAGCGGGGGCAGGCCGGCAAGCTCGGCAGGCGCGGTCTGGTCTACCTGCTGATGTTCCAGGTTCTGCTGCCCCTGCTCGCGCCCGTCGTGGACGTCTTCGCCGTCTACGGCCTGGTCTTCCTCGACCCCGTGCGCATCCTCGGCCTGTGGACGGCGTTCCTGCTCCTCCAGGCCTTGATGGGTCTGTACGCGTTCCGCCTGGACGGGGAGCGGCCGGGACCGCTGTGGAGCCTGCCCCTGCAGCAGTTCGTCTACCGCCAGCTCATGTATCTCGTCGTGATCCAGTCGGTCTTCACCGCCATCGCGGGCTCCCGCCTGCGCTGGCAGCGGATGGAGCGTTACGGCAGTCTCCAGGTGCCCGCCACCCCGTCCGAGCGGCTGCCCGACCACGCGTTCGCGCCTGAGGCCCCGCCGGCCCCCGAGCCCTGGGCCGGTACCGGGGCCGTGCCGTACCGAGGTCACGGCGCGGACCCCGCCTGGGCGTCCCGTCCCTCCGCGCCGATCCCGCCCAGCCCGCAGAACCACATCTGGCCCTCGCACGACCACCGGGACCTGTAG
- a CDS encoding DUF7873 family protein: MPKLNQIIAVEKGVKSKSLQELTQAHHDVQKPALLAGISRTYQPKDEEGEQLPPESTRVQVKAEDVLRATAGTLTRLFDVTATKDWANRSAAADVVVDGTVLLAQVPVPYLLFLEKQLTDMNTFVRKLPVLDASESWNLDPSTDSWKTDPVRTIRTKKVPRNHVKAEATEKHPAQVEVYYEDVPVGYWTTVKFSGALPARRVNELLDRVEKLQQAVKFAREEANSAEVTDQRVGDAVFGYLFR, translated from the coding sequence GTGCCGAAGCTGAATCAGATCATCGCAGTGGAAAAGGGCGTCAAGTCCAAGTCCCTCCAGGAGCTCACGCAGGCTCACCACGACGTCCAGAAGCCCGCCCTGCTGGCCGGCATCTCCCGGACCTACCAGCCCAAGGACGAGGAGGGCGAGCAGTTGCCGCCCGAGTCCACCCGGGTGCAGGTCAAGGCCGAGGACGTGCTGCGGGCGACGGCGGGGACCCTGACGCGGCTGTTCGACGTGACGGCGACCAAGGACTGGGCGAACCGCAGTGCGGCCGCCGACGTCGTCGTGGACGGGACGGTCCTGCTGGCGCAGGTGCCCGTGCCCTACCTGCTCTTCCTCGAGAAGCAGCTCACCGACATGAACACCTTCGTGCGGAAGCTGCCGGTGCTGGACGCCTCCGAGTCCTGGAACCTGGACCCGTCCACGGACTCCTGGAAGACGGACCCCGTGCGCACGATCCGCACCAAGAAGGTCCCGCGCAACCACGTCAAGGCCGAGGCCACCGAGAAGCACCCGGCGCAGGTCGAGGTCTACTACGAGGACGTCCCGGTCGGGTACTGGACGACCGTGAAGTTCTCCGGTGCGCTGCCGGCCCGCAGGGTGAACGAGCTGCTCGACCGCGTGGAGAAGCTCCAGCAGGCCGTCAAGTTCGCCCGCGAGGAGGCCAACAGCGCCGAGGTCACCGACCAGCGGGTCGGCGACGCGGTGTTCGGCTACCTGTTCAGGTAG